One genomic window of Verrucomicrobiia bacterium includes the following:
- a CDS encoding DUF4886 domain-containing protein encodes MKIRLIALVGALLMVVAVVPSSLQAAEGKTVKLLTVGNSFSRNATRYLTNLVEAGGHKLIHQPIVVGGASMELHAKKFQDFETDSTKTNGYYSGKKSLKQHLLAEKWDYVTIQQASIKSHNLETYQPFAGQLKDYIKQHAPQAQLMVHQTWAYRVDDPRFNAAKPKAGEPKTQAEMYEGLAKAYQTITAELGAKRIPVGDAFFIADTDTKWGYKTDTKFDSKKATAPELPDQTHSLHVGWKWAKGKDDKMTLGMDGHHANLAGEYLGACVWYEVLYGESVVGNKYVPKELDAAYAKFLQETAHKAVQQMK; translated from the coding sequence ATGAAAATTCGTTTGATCGCTTTGGTTGGTGCGTTGTTGATGGTTGTCGCGGTGGTTCCGTCGTCGTTGCAGGCGGCGGAGGGGAAGACGGTGAAGCTGCTCACGGTGGGGAACAGTTTTTCCCGCAATGCCACGCGGTATCTGACGAATCTGGTGGAGGCGGGTGGACACAAGTTGATCCATCAGCCGATCGTGGTAGGTGGGGCGTCGATGGAATTGCACGCGAAGAAGTTCCAAGATTTCGAGACGGATTCCACGAAGACGAATGGCTATTACTCCGGGAAGAAGAGCTTGAAGCAGCATCTGCTGGCGGAGAAGTGGGATTACGTGACGATCCAGCAGGCGAGCATCAAGAGCCACAATTTGGAGACGTATCAACCGTTCGCGGGGCAGTTGAAGGATTACATCAAGCAGCACGCACCGCAGGCGCAGTTGATGGTGCATCAGACGTGGGCGTATCGCGTAGATGATCCGCGGTTCAATGCGGCTAAACCGAAGGCGGGCGAGCCGAAGACGCAGGCGGAGATGTATGAGGGGCTTGCCAAGGCATACCAGACGATCACAGCGGAGCTGGGTGCGAAACGAATTCCAGTAGGCGATGCGTTTTTCATCGCGGATACGGATACGAAATGGGGTTATAAGACGGATACGAAGTTTGATTCGAAGAAGGCGACTGCGCCGGAGCTGCCGGATCAGACGCATTCATTGCACGTGGGCTGGAAGTGGGCAAAGGGCAAGGATGACAAGATGACGCTGGGCATGGACGGACATCATGCGAATCTGGCGGGCGAGTATCTCGGGGCGTGCGTGTGGTATGAGGTGCTCTACGGCGAGAGCGTGGTGGGGAACAAATACGTGCCGAAGGAACTGGATGCGGCGTATGCGAAGTTCCTGCAGGAGACGGCGCATAAGGCGGTGCAGCAGATGAAGTGA
- a CDS encoding cycloisomerase: MSYRNSKGSVIRAGSEIGAPISRRRVLLGMAGVFCAAAVSGWSAEKAKTDWKHEELRRFPAVEANQGVAVDGEFFYAITNKAIGKYRKDTGEKVASWTAAKGEPFIHLNAGFVHEGKLYGAHSNFPKVPMVSSVEIWDVATMKHIGRHDFGRYIGSLTWLDRKGEGWIACFVHYRKNGGEAGRGPEETRIVQFDNAWKELAKWSLPEALIKKFGDYSSSGGGFGPEGKLFITGHDAKELYILEFPKSGSVMEWTGTVTISAEGQAFNWDKKESGILYSIARKTKEVIVSKVSR, translated from the coding sequence GTGAGCTATAGAAATTCCAAAGGATCGGTTATTCGCGCCGGATCGGAGATCGGCGCTCCGATTTCGCGGCGGCGGGTGTTGCTTGGTATGGCGGGGGTGTTTTGTGCGGCTGCGGTTTCAGGATGGTCTGCTGAGAAAGCGAAGACAGATTGGAAGCATGAGGAATTGAGGCGGTTTCCGGCGGTGGAGGCGAATCAGGGGGTGGCGGTGGATGGGGAGTTTTTCTACGCGATCACGAACAAGGCGATCGGGAAGTATCGGAAGGATACGGGGGAGAAGGTGGCCAGTTGGACTGCGGCAAAGGGTGAGCCTTTCATCCATCTGAATGCGGGGTTCGTGCATGAGGGGAAGCTGTATGGGGCGCATTCGAATTTTCCGAAGGTGCCAATGGTGAGTTCGGTGGAGATTTGGGATGTGGCGACGATGAAGCACATCGGGCGGCATGATTTCGGGAGATACATCGGGTCGCTGACGTGGCTGGACCGGAAGGGGGAAGGGTGGATCGCGTGTTTTGTGCATTACCGGAAGAATGGCGGCGAGGCAGGTCGTGGGCCGGAGGAAACGCGGATCGTGCAGTTCGATAACGCGTGGAAGGAGCTGGCGAAGTGGTCGTTGCCGGAGGCGTTGATCAAGAAGTTCGGGGATTACAGCAGTTCCGGTGGCGGGTTCGGACCAGAGGGAAAGCTGTTCATCACGGGGCATGATGCGAAGGAGCTTTATATTCTCGAATTTCCCAAGAGCGGTTCGGTGATGGAGTGGACGGGGACAGTGACGATCAGTGCGGAGGGACAGGCGTTCAATTGGGACAAGAAAGAATCGGGCATTCTTTATTCCATCGCGCGGAAGACGAAGGAAGTGATTGTGTCGAAGGTCTCTCGGTAG
- a CDS encoding zinc ribbon domain-containing protein — MPAPETCPNCGEDVPRNAKACPECGADESSGWSETAYASNLDLPLSDEEFDYEEYKKREFGHATRPNGLAWYWWLTALILLILIAFAFLR, encoded by the coding sequence ATGCCCGCTCCCGAGACCTGCCCCAACTGCGGAGAAGACGTTCCGCGCAACGCCAAAGCCTGCCCTGAGTGTGGTGCCGACGAATCCAGCGGTTGGTCCGAGACCGCCTACGCCAGCAACCTCGACCTTCCCCTCTCCGACGAAGAATTCGACTACGAAGAATACAAAAAACGCGAATTCGGCCACGCCACCCGTCCCAACGGCCTCGCCTGGTATTGGTGGCTCACCGCCCTGATCCTGCTAATCCTGATAGCCTTCGCCTTCCTCCGCTAA
- a CDS encoding IclR family transcriptional regulator: MKLKLPTGRRVPVSSSSAKAEEKSLGVPALERGLAMLEFLGRQSQGATLLEITTALEVSAASAFRIATALEELGYLRREEGSKKFFVTRKLLSLGQPQAASRSLVECAVESMRQVLVATGETTQLCCLAEDQCVVIDQLASVHPFKYIVDLGSRAPLHCAAPGKAMMAFLPEDELAPLLAQVKLEKHTDRTITSRKELRGELERIRANGYAVDHGEHFDGIHCVAAPLLNHHGHAIAAITIAGPSSRIPASRFAEFGAVMIAAANEAARKFLE; encoded by the coding sequence ATGAAATTGAAGTTGCCAACGGGGCGGCGTGTGCCTGTCTCTTCATCTTCAGCGAAGGCTGAGGAGAAGAGTCTTGGGGTTCCGGCTTTGGAGCGGGGATTGGCGATGTTGGAGTTTCTCGGGCGGCAATCGCAGGGGGCGACGTTGCTGGAGATCACGACAGCGTTGGAGGTGTCGGCGGCTTCGGCGTTCCGTATCGCGACGGCTTTGGAGGAGCTGGGTTATCTGCGGCGTGAGGAGGGGTCGAAAAAGTTTTTTGTGACGCGGAAGCTGCTTTCACTGGGGCAACCCCAGGCGGCTTCGCGGAGTCTGGTGGAGTGTGCGGTGGAGTCGATGCGTCAGGTGCTGGTGGCGACGGGAGAAACGACACAGCTTTGCTGCCTGGCGGAGGATCAGTGCGTGGTGATCGATCAACTCGCTTCGGTGCATCCGTTCAAATACATCGTGGATCTGGGGTCGCGCGCGCCATTGCACTGCGCAGCACCGGGCAAGGCGATGATGGCTTTCCTGCCGGAAGATGAACTGGCGCCGCTGCTTGCGCAGGTTAAACTGGAGAAACACACGGACCGCACGATCACGAGCCGCAAGGAATTGCGCGGCGAGCTGGAGCGCATCCGGGCGAATGGTTATGCGGTGGATCATGGCGAGCATTTTGACGGCATCCATTGTGTGGCGGCACCGTTGCTGAATCATCACGGACATGCGATCGCGGCGATCACGATCGCGGGACCATCTTCGCGAATCCCGGCGAGCCGGTTCGCAGAGTTCGGCGCGGTGATGATCGCGGCGGCGAATGAGGCGGCGAGAAAGTTTTTGGAATGA
- a CDS encoding DUF1553 domain-containing protein has protein sequence MNTRTLLPMVTVALAAWGAVLPGVAHSAVSAADAEFFEKKIRPVLVSECYECHGAQKPKGGLRLDYREGWMKGGESGPVIIPGEAAKSLFIQSIQHTHSELKMPKKRAKLADAVIQDLVTWVNKGAPDPRDHPPSEQVAAGSWDEVMTVRKQWWSFQPVKEPAVPKVKDAKWSSEPVDKFILAKLEEKGLAPAKQADKRTLIRRATFVLTGLPPTPEEVNAFIADTSPKAFEKVVDRLLASPSFGEQWARHWMDLVRYAETHGSENDPDIRDAWRYRDYLIRAFNADVPDDQLIKEHIAGDLLAKPRINAAEGLNESRIGIASLRLNEHGFQPIDTLDEQVKTVENQIDVVTKAFQGLTVSCARCHDHKFDPISQKDFYAMYGVLASSRPAQVMVDAPEVLNKNKAELAALKPQVKSALAEAWLKSVAEELPAKLKKNHGGLMEVPPEMGHLSSLVRWHEQLASARVWEARGKNPAVAKLAQPLAQWSFDGDAKDSKGNLNGELRGGAVIKNGRLILNGTDAFMESVPLKQDLKEKTLEAWVYLSNLQQRAGGVITTESIGGRVFDAVVFAEKESRQWVPGSNNFKRSQTLGGPQETASPNEAIHLAVTYAADGNIAFYRNGKPYGAAYSLAAKQEELAMFTAGQAHVLLGRRHTGGGMAFLAGEIEEGRLYNRALSAEEVGASFSAGPGGVSKEDLLAVMTPQEKTEYQQAAKQLAELKRQQESIAASKAGQRAAFDEATRNEFNPLYAWVKFNGLKDQELADKWTDWMQKQQAELVVRQQGNASGYVTKWNLAKSDDAQWFREGQNLPAKAVKAGEFSLEADGVEVVNGIYPAGIYSHLLTKKHGALFTSPRFKIETDSISVKVLGGGGAMVRVIVDNYPLPMNPIYPKAILTKDEPGWVRLDTAYRKGSWAYLEFGTFDDLTRPLATKDTPVNGRSWFGVEHVVFHNSNVLPKDEVMPALGLSEMTAPKSADELVKIYQSALTTAIKAWQSNTMTEPQRALLDYFVRRGLLPNDANGIGSNGASLIATYRKLEAEVPVARRAPGVLETVGEDAPLMPRGDHLKPGDLVPRGFLQVLGKADFGFKGDKSHHTGRLELAESIADAKNPLTARVMANRIWQHLFGRGIVATVDNFGRLGAEPTHPELLDHLATQLVKGGWSEKKLIRTLMLSQAWQQSSEPSEKARQLDAANDLLSHYRVRRLEAESIRDSLLAVAGKLEAKQFGPPVFNNVNPRRSVYLAVRRTNLNPFLEVFDAPKPFTTLGQRDATNVPAQSLTLLNDPFVIGLAQSWAKALIARDETEEARVRRMFELAFARTPSAAELKQCAEYLAQLGAEKNVAAAERLKSEAVWQDFAQSLFNLKEFIYIR, from the coding sequence ATGAACACGCGCACGCTATTACCGATGGTGACGGTCGCGCTGGCGGCCTGGGGAGCGGTGTTGCCCGGTGTGGCACATTCGGCGGTGAGCGCGGCGGATGCGGAGTTTTTTGAGAAGAAGATCAGACCGGTGTTGGTGTCTGAATGTTACGAGTGCCACGGGGCGCAGAAGCCGAAGGGCGGGTTGCGGCTGGATTATCGCGAGGGGTGGATGAAGGGTGGGGAATCGGGGCCGGTCATCATTCCGGGCGAGGCGGCGAAGAGTCTTTTCATCCAATCCATCCAGCACACGCACAGCGAGCTGAAGATGCCCAAGAAGCGGGCGAAGCTTGCGGATGCGGTGATTCAGGATCTCGTCACGTGGGTGAACAAGGGTGCGCCTGATCCACGGGACCATCCACCCAGCGAGCAGGTAGCGGCAGGTTCGTGGGATGAGGTGATGACGGTGCGGAAACAGTGGTGGAGTTTTCAACCGGTGAAAGAACCGGCGGTGCCGAAGGTGAAGGATGCGAAGTGGTCCAGCGAGCCGGTGGATAAATTCATTCTCGCGAAGTTGGAGGAGAAAGGACTGGCACCGGCGAAACAGGCGGACAAGCGGACCTTGATCCGGCGCGCGACGTTTGTGCTCACGGGTTTGCCGCCGACGCCGGAGGAAGTGAACGCGTTCATTGCGGATACTTCACCGAAAGCGTTCGAGAAGGTGGTCGATCGCTTGCTGGCCTCGCCTTCTTTTGGCGAGCAATGGGCGAGGCACTGGATGGACCTGGTGCGTTATGCGGAGACGCACGGGAGCGAAAACGATCCGGATATCCGCGATGCCTGGCGGTATCGGGATTATCTCATCCGCGCATTCAATGCGGATGTGCCCGATGACCAGCTTATCAAGGAACACATCGCGGGGGATCTGCTGGCGAAACCGCGCATCAATGCGGCCGAGGGCTTGAATGAATCGCGCATCGGCATTGCGAGCCTGCGCCTGAACGAGCACGGATTTCAGCCGATCGATACGCTAGATGAGCAGGTGAAGACGGTGGAAAACCAGATCGATGTGGTGACGAAGGCATTCCAAGGGCTGACGGTGTCGTGCGCGCGGTGTCACGATCACAAGTTCGATCCGATCAGCCAAAAAGATTTTTATGCGATGTATGGCGTGCTGGCGAGTTCGCGTCCGGCTCAAGTGATGGTGGATGCGCCGGAGGTGCTTAACAAAAACAAGGCGGAGTTGGCGGCGTTGAAGCCGCAAGTGAAGTCTGCGTTGGCGGAGGCGTGGCTGAAATCGGTGGCCGAGGAATTGCCCGCGAAGCTGAAGAAGAATCATGGCGGGCTTATGGAAGTGCCCCCAGAAATGGGGCATTTGTCTTCGCTGGTTAGATGGCATGAGCAGTTGGCCAGTGCTCGTGTTTGGGAGGCACGTGGGAAGAATCCAGCGGTGGCAAAATTAGCACAACCGCTGGCGCAATGGAGTTTTGACGGCGATGCCAAAGATTCCAAAGGCAACCTGAATGGAGAACTGCGCGGCGGTGCGGTGATCAAGAATGGGCGACTCATCTTGAATGGCACGGATGCGTTCATGGAATCGGTGCCACTCAAGCAGGATCTGAAAGAGAAGACGCTCGAAGCATGGGTTTATCTGAGCAATCTCCAACAGCGCGCGGGTGGCGTGATCACGACGGAGAGCATCGGCGGGCGGGTGTTCGATGCGGTGGTGTTCGCAGAGAAGGAGAGCAGGCAATGGGTGCCGGGCAGCAATAATTTCAAGCGCTCGCAAACGCTCGGTGGACCGCAGGAAACGGCAAGTCCGAACGAGGCGATACATCTGGCGGTGACTTATGCGGCAGATGGGAACATCGCGTTTTATCGGAATGGGAAACCGTATGGCGCGGCGTACTCGCTCGCGGCCAAGCAAGAAGAGCTGGCGATGTTTACAGCGGGGCAAGCGCATGTGTTGCTGGGGCGGCGGCATACGGGCGGGGGAATGGCGTTCCTTGCGGGTGAGATTGAGGAGGGGCGTTTATACAATCGTGCGTTATCGGCGGAGGAAGTGGGAGCTTCATTCTCAGCGGGGCCGGGCGGGGTGAGCAAAGAGGATTTGCTGGCGGTGATGACGCCACAGGAGAAGACGGAGTATCAGCAGGCCGCGAAGCAATTGGCGGAGCTGAAACGGCAACAGGAATCGATCGCGGCGAGCAAGGCGGGACAGAGAGCGGCTTTCGACGAGGCGACACGGAATGAGTTTAATCCGCTGTATGCGTGGGTGAAGTTCAATGGGTTGAAGGACCAAGAGCTGGCAGATAAGTGGACGGATTGGATGCAGAAGCAACAAGCTGAACTGGTGGTGCGGCAGCAGGGGAATGCGAGTGGTTACGTCACGAAATGGAACCTGGCAAAAAGTGACGATGCACAGTGGTTTCGCGAAGGACAGAATTTGCCCGCCAAGGCAGTGAAGGCGGGAGAGTTTTCCTTGGAAGCAGATGGGGTGGAGGTGGTGAATGGGATTTATCCAGCGGGAATTTATTCGCATCTGCTGACCAAGAAGCACGGGGCGCTATTCACGTCACCGCGGTTCAAGATCGAGACGGACAGCATCAGCGTGAAGGTGCTGGGCGGTGGCGGCGCGATGGTGCGGGTGATCGTGGATAATTATCCGCTGCCGATGAACCCGATCTATCCGAAGGCGATCCTGACCAAGGATGAGCCGGGCTGGGTGCGGCTGGATACGGCGTATCGCAAGGGGTCGTGGGCTTATCTGGAGTTCGGAACATTTGATGATCTGACGCGGCCACTTGCGACGAAAGATACGCCGGTGAACGGGCGTTCCTGGTTCGGGGTGGAACACGTGGTGTTTCATAATTCCAATGTGTTGCCGAAAGATGAGGTGATGCCGGCTTTGGGATTGAGTGAGATGACCGCGCCGAAGAGTGCAGATGAGCTGGTGAAGATTTATCAGAGTGCTTTAACAACAGCGATCAAAGCGTGGCAGAGCAATACGATGACGGAGCCGCAACGGGCGTTGCTGGATTATTTTGTGCGGCGCGGGTTGTTGCCGAATGATGCGAACGGGATTGGAAGCAATGGAGCTTCGTTGATCGCGACGTATCGCAAGCTGGAGGCGGAAGTGCCGGTGGCACGCAGGGCTCCGGGTGTCTTGGAAACGGTGGGTGAGGATGCGCCGTTGATGCCGCGCGGGGATCATCTGAAACCGGGGGACTTGGTGCCGCGCGGGTTTCTGCAAGTGCTGGGTAAGGCGGACTTTGGTTTTAAAGGAGATAAAAGTCATCATACAGGGCGGCTGGAATTGGCGGAGTCGATCGCGGATGCGAAGAATCCGCTGACGGCGCGGGTGATGGCGAATCGTATCTGGCAGCATCTATTCGGGCGCGGGATCGTGGCGACGGTGGATAATTTCGGGCGCTTGGGGGCGGAGCCGACGCATCCGGAGTTGCTGGATCATCTGGCGACGCAATTGGTGAAGGGTGGCTGGTCGGAGAAGAAGCTGATCCGCACATTAATGCTTTCACAAGCTTGGCAGCAGAGCAGTGAGCCATCCGAGAAAGCGAGGCAGTTGGATGCGGCGAATGATTTGCTCTCGCATTATCGCGTGCGGCGATTGGAGGCGGAGAGCATCCGGGATTCACTCCTGGCGGTGGCGGGGAAACTGGAAGCGAAGCAGTTCGGGCCGCCGGTCTTTAATAATGTGAATCCGCGACGGAGTGTTTATTTGGCGGTGCGGCGGACGAATCTGAATCCGTTCCTGGAAGTGTTCGATGCGCCGAAGCCGTTCACGACGTTGGGGCAGCGCGATGCGACGAATGTCCCGGCGCAATCGTTGACGCTGTTGAATGATCCATTCGTGATCGGGTTGGCGCAGAGTTGGGCAAAGGCATTGATCGCGCGCGATGAAACAGAAGAGGCGCGGGTGC